The genomic window CGTTTTTAGGCGTACACTCTTCAATTCTATAAAATCATCGTAAATGGTTTTCGGGAAAAAAATAGTAGCAAGTAATAGCCTGGTAAATCCCGattcatgtatattgtaaattgcaGCTCTTTCTTGACGGACGGATTACTTCGCCAAATTGCGttgagtaaaattaaatggtttcgaaaatatgatttatatacaaataaataaaagttttgtttttataacgaataaaattgtacagatatataatttaaaatttattattcagatgatttttataataacgcaTATTGTAGGAGACTTTGAGTTTAGTGATGAGTTACCGTAGGACAGATAGGTATCTAGCGAATCAACGCATACgagtaaaatatgattataaaacacatactataaagcataatattattatttatttaatattttttttgttgtaaaaataattttgttaccttagtaatattataatatagatttttctaaACGAAGAATACAATGACattcttaaacatttatagcgtgtaaataaaaatgcgcATAACTTAAATCAAAAGCTTTTATAACAACAAGCCTCGTGTTACCTAGAAAGTTTTTATTACGTTATCAAACCGTTAGAAATTTGTCACAAATTACGTGTTTGTTTTCCacgcaatataattaatatcgttttaaataatttcttagtCTAAAACTAATGTCtggaataaaattttatctcgaaaaaaacttttttttctgttttttaatcttaagttgtattctttattatgtatcatattacTCTTAGTACTAACAAGTTAATACCACAATatcttgtataaatataatattttcaactagCATAACATTTTCccagtatttttaaatcaatgtttattatatcaataaaattcaggaaatataaataaataatgctaacacattatttataacatgttCTATGTTCTAAAGTTTTTCTTTGAGAAATTGAAAACTTgggtatttacatttttttttttttttaatttaacattttttatagtacacAGTTTTGGTATTATtactaacataaaatatttgaattttattgaaaaagtttgtgtgttaacaaaaatattaatttaatatatttaacatggtCTTTTAAAGTATCtccttttttttaacttaaacaaatagattataaattaatggtaataatataattttttgaaagtatgttatattctatagtataatgtcatcattatatcatttatagtaTCATATTGTCTAttgtaccatataatataaactttaaatcttAATAGAATTATCCGATGTATCTGTTTctagcatattatttaaaattaatagtagttaaaagttataactaatatctaaataaaatactgtttattttataaaatattaattagttttatttattcaattacattgataaaattaaaacacttatttgttttcattattaaatgtaacataaaatactaatttattatgaaaataatattgaaaacttaaGCCTATTCAgtttgtgaataatatatatcaaacttttaactttcaaTAATAGCATTGTTTAAAAaggttatacttttatataattcaataattatatattttataatatcgaaacaataaacaaaaatatttttttttatgagtgccatataatctttaaataaatttaaattgattgatCCATAAATTCAATCCATGATTTTTGTGGAAATTCAGTTATTGGATTTCCttactcattataatatatttaaaaattgttgtatattgataaaatgataaaaacacatcttttaaaacagtattttactattataatcatgattaagtaatttttatcatgCTATAATCCACTCAAATAGTATAAtgctatttttgatataatatagcatttaaaatttttaattttactattaagtaagtataaaataattgaataaaaaataaatagtccaatttttttcatttttttgtgtatattatgttttattttatatgctacAATAGtgcacttatttaaatataactgtaataatatttaaaatttaatataacttgactgctcgtttaaaataaacaaattaatttatcccAGCTGAGTGGGTGACACTTAaagagcaaaataaaatattaaatttgttttaaggtATATTATCTCGAGCtttgagatttaaaatatacaacctaCGATTTATTTCTGTAGTACCTACGTGTTCACTTTATTACGTCTTAAGTCTTGATGTTTTAGTTTCACTATaggatatattgttataatttaaaataaattgtaatttgtacctAATCTAAATTGTATGGTACCTTTCTACAATTCTAATAAGAAAAGTTGTAAAATTTGAGAATACAGAATTTGTCTAGAGcattcattattcattgtcATAGCATATCATTATTGTTGAATGATACTagtttttctttctttcttcTTGAATGTTGTAACAGATTTGGTCTAAAAATCTTGTAGAAatcttcaatttataataatgttcaattatttaaacactaaATAAGCCATTAAATAATGGTACAAattaacgaattaaaaaatgaacgtGTTATTGTTAGTGttcttgtttaattattaagttaagaaAACCCAAAACCAAAAGTTgcttcgtttatttttaatcacagtgtacaattatataattatagtataagaaagttcattttgttttatattttaaaattacttagtagaaatatttaacgtatacctgttaatattagtattccTACcagtttgttattaaaaatttaagcttAATTTACCacgcattattttaaattttcacttttttagataggtatttgttattattctctCCCCCctccaataatttatatgataaatcaatataattatttgttttgaatttgaaatggATTTCATAACGGATAGCATTTTCTCAATTgctttattgaaatttaatatttctttttttctgatatattttttatatatatatatgtgtattgttttatttttttttcaacagtaAAGCATTTCAACAGCGTACGAATTCCGAGCACAACGGTAGTAAATCGTTTTTGTTTTCGTACTGTTATTTTTTCCCCGCGCACTTTGCTCCTAATGTTAATTGTGCAATGACAAGTGTGTGGCTTTTAGAAACCAGCAAATGCCATGCCCAAAACAGAGGAAATTATAAACGGCTATGCGTGTTGTAATGGATCCGTGTGGTTTGGAAAAGTGAGCATTTTCGTCCCGACCGTTTGTGCGTTTGTTTTTCGCGGAAACGGTCGGTTATATGGCTGGAGTAGGTTGACGCACGTGTAGCGCGAACTCGAATTAATGGTCAGCTGAGGTTTATTTATCGTGACCCTGAACACCTCATATACTCACCCCTAGTGCAGAACATTTTATACCAGAGATGATCCCCTTGATTTTAGTGCCCCCGTGTTCGAAACAATTACCCTCGGaccataaacaaaaaaaaaaaaatctctcaGATTTTGGTTACATTCTAAAAGGTTGTCGTGCGAACACGCAAAGATGaagttgtaattattattttgaaatcaattaacatatactatataaagaaTTTAAGAAATACTTCAGTGAAAATCTTaaagcaataattttaaatctcaatttttaagatattattcaaaactattttcatcgtaatatttttatttgcaaattataagtgatatataacaataaaaatattcattgcaGTATTTAAGATTAGTGATTACTTTTAGtgaatgcataaaaataacttttacccacactttataatttataatgaaactttatgtatcaaaaatattaatcttgtCAGTTTTTcctaattgtaattattacaatattaaattcgaaaaacgaaaatgcattaaatagtttcataaagtgatatacaattttaacttaaattaaatgtttctaattttatttttatcaatttatgaaataagtgataaaaacatatttaaaataataccaaagCATATAGTACGTTTCTAAATGTGTTcagatattgtttaaaaacattttgatttgagTGGAATACCTACTTTGAATGGTGTATAGAAGTGTTAATCAAACACATTTTGTTGCATACGAATAAgtcgaataatataaatccagctcataaaaaacaaatagaatTAAATCAAACTATCGCAGTCAATACTCactggtatattttattttaaaatttcattctcCCAGAAAACAATATGCTtttgaatagtttataaaagactgagttttaaaatttaattcgaaGACCGGTTTACAAAGCGATGCTTAAATGATTCAAATAACGTAAAATAGTAGgtgtactatgtatatattacatattatactaaaatgaaGACATTTCTGACAGTTTAACGTTTCATTTAATCAACTTTTTCATTTGAACTTTCTGTAAATCTTTGTGCAGTATACGACGTTCTCCGATCAAATATTTCTTGTTAACATTATAAGACTTAAATACATCCTACGCAATCctcaaattgaaaaatgtttagtctTTATacgaagttataataatttttatatttatatttatatgtttgatTAAGTTTTGTTAACTCTATTCAAGTAACTAttcaatttatctaaaaattaaaacgattaatctgattaaagtattataacttATCTTCATGCAGAaacaagtttataataataaaataataattaataatgtgttcaatatattattattataacatcagTAAAACACTATTTAGGTTTAGAGtagaaattgtaattatagacATCAAATCAcgcataaaaacaataaattactttaatagctGTAGGTAATCATAAAACGTTAAATTGACATaagatatacatttattgttttataaaatatcacactGAAATATACAGTACGagtacattatttatgaattgtgtttaaataatgcacttcatatttaaaattacataaatattttatatcaaaggataaagaaaaaaatgttacattttCGCATTGTTCACTATAATACAACCACCTTAAAcagtcttaaaataattttgaacggTATTATATTCTTCTTTAATTATCTGTATtccatacaataaaaatttcaagtaaataaaacaaatacaaagttaacttttcatttttttttttttttcattgcgtAGGTATATCAATTGATATCAATAAGAAAtacatatctaataaatatattaaaaataataatgaaaataagtacataatttacattggaataaatatgaatgaaacaatttgaatgcatatttttagcaattaattttattaaatatccatagttaaataattttatagttaaatgttattataattgtattatttaggtattaactaaaattatagcgaaatatttcaaaaaataataaataaaatgtgtatataaaataatattatgttaaacataCGATTGAACTTTGAAGTATTacgaatagaataaaaatgataactacAGAATAAAAGTTGTGTAAGTCCTAAAGTATTCttgaaatgaaaaacaataatgcaaTTCCTGAATAGGTATtgtttaattagtaaaatgaaTCCGTTGTGTAAATTACTAGGTATGTAGaggtaattaataactttataacacGAACACTAATTATCATGTAAATTACACATTGTTAAATTCGTGTTGTATATGAAATGTTCAAGTTCAAACATTTCGAGACGTATCTAGAAATATGATTATCAATACggattaattgtaattacaattaatttacagagattttataatgacatagtgctgtttttttttttcaaatttgggCATATAACAAGCTAACCCTCTGATCTCGTCAAATCGTTACCCACTTAATTACAAACTTACCGCACATTgtgtatacctatctattaaaCTTCTTGACATTTTCGTTGGTTATACAGACTATTATTTCAAGAGGTTAATGAACGACAATTAGTGTATAGACATAGtgtatgtattcaaaatataattatatattctgtAAAACATAAGCTAAGCTATATGTACGTCAAAATAATGAAgcgtgttaataattattattacaattaagcaTACAtcgaaataacaataattgattttctaaattgttttaatccaATCAATTCGTGTTGTTAACTTTTGtcttatattcataataactgtcgaaatatacatagtatatcaCAAAATACTgccatactataatatacattattatatgttaaatttttgatattttaattataatatccgtaaaccataatatgaaaataataattatgagaattattatagagtaataattatcaatactattgaattaaatagataaaataaaggattaataaatatcaatttttgtattttaaaagttaagtttGTCATGATCAGTTACGTCTAGATATTAttctaattgaaaatatttttaaaattttataaatttatctcaaaattaattgattaaaacttttcaaacttaaaatacaaGTATGTGACACATCACTATTCTTggtcaaaacaaatttttatgactAACAAACAACCTCAGGGTCCCAAGAAAatacattgataaaaatacgAGAATTGCTATCTGTATTTTGCTCGTGAATATCTCCATTAATGCACTATGCACgtgaacataaataaaatgtaaattataatcaaaggttataaacaaaaatcaaaccatggcacattaatattacagttattatttaaatatttcataacaaatttattaatataatttaccaataaaaaaCTGATGTTTAAGCGAAATTATCTTTAGTCTCTACTGTCTCaaactatttgttttaaatgtagttaagtatattatattttattattacaatacaattatataatattccattAATTCACAAATCATTTTTGGCAATAGTTGAAAGCAAAAatttttgtacctattatttattaataatttaacaaaatatattggtaaattataaaatgtagaatTCCGTACTAATGCTGCTATAATTCTAGTGCACCTGGGTTCGAGcgaaatgaatatattttatttgttattttttatttttttttgacgttAAAGTAACGGGTCTAGATCAACAGGGTCAGGTGGTACCTATGACCatctattacataaaatatacctataaatcatAGTTGGTTACGTTTTGACGTGGACATTATTGGTTAAATGTCAGTAAAATTGTAATCCACTAACGATTAGTTGGATACAGCCGCATATGCTCATAtatgttgtaattaaaatgaaaaaaaatagtatgaatATGTCAAAATACTACGAAAAATTGGTAAAACGGCCAACGGTGTACTTAGATTGCTATTCAAGTCATTGTTCTACCAAATCTGCAGTATTATTTCagaggaaaataaaaaacgagtCATCTACTCAAATCGGTATAGATATACCTGAATAAACGATCGAAATAGCGGTACAAAaccttcatttaaaatatcgaaaaatatGCCAACGCCGTGCGCTTTTAAGTTGAAAGAGAAACGTTTCATGTTATTCGTAAGTTACAAAGTTCTGTTTTGTCTGACGTTttcatcgtaataatattaacataattgtttGACGGCCGACTTCTTCAGAATATTCGCGTTCACTGTATCGTCTCGCATCAACGTGAACCGACATCGCATACTTAACAAGGTTCGAAAAAATctctttttagaaaaataaagtagttttataaaaattatttttcaatttcaactccgtgaaatgtttttatctaaAGTCTCCCCAAGTGGCGATTTGTATAATACCGTCGTCGGCCATTAATCAGAACCGTTAGGAATATATTTGTTCAGGGCCGACAGAGGCTAGCGTGATTAAAATCCTCGACTAATTTGtacggtaaaaaaataaataaataaaaaaaaccgttcCTATGAAATTTACTTCCGTCCATAGCGCCATATCGTACCCACGGCGGTGTAATACGCCTCCCTCTTCCCACCTCTAAATCATCCATCTCATCCACGTGTACAATGCATTTCTCTATTTCGCTCGTTCAGCCCTTTTAAACGGTTCAGTAGGGAATAGTATCACGTACAGTCGTACAGGAGGgcttgtatagtattatagtagtgCTGATAAAACTCCTCGTACACATCTCATCGTTAAACTGACAAgggttgtaaaaaaaaaacgcacacaaatttaatttaatttaccatatatacattatacgagCATaactttttcttttgttttatcCTTTTTCgggagaaaaaaattacacatacTTCATGCTCGTTTATTGTGGCTaccaatatctatattatacatctatctttgtgtattattaagaaagttcttttaaataatataataatgtacgtcAATAGATTATGTAGATtctagattataaataatatactttaacttGTGAGTATTCAACTGGTCAATCAGGACAGATGTATGTTAGACATTTTGTATTGTAAGGTATTTTAATCGAtggttattaagtttaacgtcaatcataatattttaaaaaatatcaacgaGAAAAATTAAACCGACTTGTGGCAGATTCAACCTGTGATTTAACCTGCAGGGCTTTAGATTGTAagtactttattaattattataaaaaacgctGATTAcactttttaaagaataatactCTCGGCTCGGGGTCGTTCTGTCTTAAGTTCGCGGGGACGTGGATTAATGTTAAACTAATACAACCGAAACTTGATAGGGGTATGCTTACGGTGTACATATGAAGCATAATAAATCCATAAGGTTCACTGCAGTGCACATACCTATTGATGTAGTTCACAGATCACAGGTGAAAtcgaaataatttacaatacatgGAAATCGtgataacataaaacaaacaaatatttgtagaaaatattttaaattcgaaaCGAACGAAACGAAGAAACTGCCGGGTAAATGttatgatcataataatacatcttcattgaatgaaatatatcataaacaaACGTAGTGGtagtaataaaaacttaaaatgtgtTCAGAATACAAAACTCgcaattttttcaatagttccactattcataataatagattatctCTGTAGAACGTAACATCGACAGATGAACATTTTCAAcacgtaggtatatgtaaATCGACTAACGTTTCGTTTTAAGCGATTATTGTAGTAGTAttacgcatattataaaaatggaaaacactaacattattaaaggcttttctttttataaaatattattttaacaaagagCCACAATAGTCATAAAAAGGAagaaaatatctttataaatttagaaatatacttaacataaCAAATCACTGAAATGAGattctttataaaaagtttttatcttTCATTTTCACAAATAGTGTTTAAGCTATAAAAACAAACcagaaacaataattgtagagctaacatgttttaattatttttcacaatgATTTCTTTATCATAAGTAACAACAATCTACAATTTTATGATAGCATAAAGGGTTATTAGCTTATTACTCGTTTCTAATCAAGGTTTACGCGGGGCAGGACACTAAATCCCGCGAATTCCGATCGCCGATGgcagtgatattatatattatttatattattattgttattgatttaatcGTGTTTCTTTCGTGTTCGCATATAGGCGTGCAGCAGAGCCCGATAAATGCCACACAAAATCAACGTGGGCCTCGTGGCGCTGGCCGCACTGGCGGCGGCCGTATTGGCCGACCCGTCGGTCGATAGGCGCGCCAGCATGGGGTTCATGGGCATGCGGGGCAAAAAAGACCGGGATCAGGGCGGTGGAAGCGGTGGCGGTGGCACGTCCGACGAGACTTCCGCCGCGGTCGACCTGGACAAACGGGCCATGGTGTTCCGGCGTCCGATGTTCGACGGCAGGACCTCAGTGTACGGCGTTGGTCCAGCGGAGGGCTTCAAGAGGGCCAGCATGGGATTCATGGGCATGCGGGGCAAGAAGGGCTACTACAGCAACAACAAGGGTTCCGCGGCCGGGTTCTTCGGTATGCGAGGTAAGAAGGCTCCGTCCGCGGACGCGTTCTACGGCGTCCGCGGCAAAAAGTGGCTGGACCACGAGGACGCCGTCGACGAGGACGGCCAATTGTCACCGGCATATGTCCTGTACAGGATCATAGACGAACTGAAGTCGGAACTCTCGGACAGAGGTGagagttttgttttattattattgtcctgCGGTGGCGGATAGATGGTTAGGTAATACCGTAAATCGACCAACATTTCCCCGCCGgcaaaatgtagtaaaatgaTATAGAACACTTATAGGTACTCTTTGATAgtgcaatttaatatattttatattcgattaaaatacctatgacCTCAATAAATACACAACTTGAagctatttacattttactagtAATTTACTGATGTACAACAATACTATGGTAATGATAtgataaaatgtcaaattcgtcactgtattaaatatatagattgcATAGATTATAGCGTGATGTGATGTTAAAAAGTTTGAGCAAAACTGTTCAAGCAAAGAAATGTCACACGTAAATAATACCTTTTAATGATGAgatggtttaaaattttagattgcGTAATGAAAATGACTGGTGTTCGTAAGGAGGATGCTAAGGATCGTAGTAAGTAGAAATTGAGGATCAGGGTGGTCAACACCAAATAGTTGGGAGAGAAGGCGAAGGAAAAGGAGAAGAATCGTATTTAACACTGACAAATTCGATGAGTGTGTCTTATGTTTATTgagttttatcaatattgtatcatataaatgtgatctttataaatttaaatcgtaGGGACCGTCGAAATTTTCCGttcaacaataaatacaatgttcATAATAAAACGAGCGTTTTGCGTTTTCTAATGACACATTTACAATTCTATTAATATACGCACTTGAAACGCacattttctgaaataatatttggttGTCTCCTAATTACTCGATTGTACATACTTAAAATCATACGTGCTCATATTATCTAATAGttagtaataaaaactaattgatGGTCGATCGGTTCTCgacgtacaaaaatataattaacgacGATATGCGTTTTGTTTCAGAGCGAAATTTGGTGGCAGCTAAATTCGACGAAGAAAGAGAAATGCGTTgaattcgattttattttttttaataataataccgtaGCATGAcattaatacctactatattataatatgagttttgctatttaaatttgtttaagatTACTAACTTAGTAGTTAATATCTATaacgttaataaataaaaaaacattctattaattgtataaaggaactacatataataactaatttgtttatctacattatattattatattagataattatattatattattatattatattgtttacaacTATTAGTTCCGCGTTTTATTTTgtccatttaattttttatctaaagaaaaaaacacaaatattttggattattgtgcggaaaataaattcaatgatgTTAGTTACACCCACTCTTGGTGAATCATTAATCTTTCTTAACATTCTTTTTTCTCGgcgttttattt from Aphis gossypii isolate Hap1 chromosome 1, ASM2018417v2, whole genome shotgun sequence includes these protein-coding regions:
- the LOC114128027 gene encoding tachykinins-like, which codes for MPHKINVGLVALAALAAAVLADPSVDRRASMGFMGMRGKKDRDQGGGSGGGGTSDETSAAVDLDKRAMVFRRPMFDGRTSVYGVGPAEGFKRASMGFMGMRGKKGYYSNNKGSAAGFFGMRGKKAPSADAFYGVRGKKWLDHEDAVDEDGQLSPAYVLYRIIDELKSELSDRERNLVAAKFDEEREMR